From the genome of Syntrophorhabdaceae bacterium:
CCTAAGACTGGTGATGTTGTTCTGAGAACTAGAAAAGTTCAGTCTTACGATGTCATGTGGTATTTACTGAGTGGTAACAAGGTACTTGACTCGAAAAAATGGCTTGGTAGAAAGTATATACCAGTAGTTCCAGTATGGGGGAAAGAGTTCAACGTAGCTGGCAAGAGAAGAGTTCGTGGTCTGATTAGAAATGCTAAAGATATTCAAAGAATTTACAATTACTGGTATTCTGTTGACACAGAAACTATTGCACTTCAGCCAAAAAGTCCTTACATTTTAACTCCAAAACAAATTGCAGGATATGAAGATCAGTGGAAAGATGCTCATAAGAGAAACTATCCTTATTTGCTTGCTAATGCAGATAAAGATGCCCCCGGCTGGCCGCACAGACAAGCTCCGCCACAAGCTTCCAGTGCATTTACTGAGAAAATCAAAGCAACAGATCAGGAACTTCGCGATGTAACTGGTCTGCAAAAAGCTTCTCTTGGTATGCAGTCTAATGAGAGGAGTGGAGCAGCGATTAGAGAGAGGAAGAAGGAAGGTGATGTTGGGACTTATGCCTTTATTGATAACCTTTCACGTTCACTGGAGCACGTTGGTCGAATTCTTGTGGACATTGCGCCTGTTTTACTGGATACTGAACGAGTTGTAAGGCTTGGTCTTGAAGATGGAGATTTTGCTTTTGATGTAGTTAATGGAAGAAAAGAAGATGGCACTATCTTTAACGACCTTTCAATGGGTAGCTATGATGTGACAGTTACTGTTGGCCCGAGCTTTACAACACAAAGAACAGAAGCAAGGCAGTCAATGCAAGAGTTTATTCAATACTATCCTGATGCTGCTCCAATTATTGGAGATTTGTATGCTAAATCTATGGACTGGCCAGGAGCTGAACAGGTGGCAGAGCGTTTGGTGTTCTTGTTGCCGCCTGAAATTAAGGCGCAGAGGGCTGCAGAGGAAGCTAGACGAAAAGGCGAACCGCCTCCTCAACAGGAACAGCAGCCCGCGCCACCACCAGACCCGCTGGCTCAAGCAAAACTTCAAGAAGAGCAACTGAAATTGCAAGATTTGCAGATTAAACTTCAGCAAGAGCAGGTAAAACTGCAACAGGAACAGGCAAGACTGGAGAAAATGAGGATTGAAACTGAGGTAATGCTTGCGCAATCGAAGGAAAATGTCAAGAAATTGCTTGATGAAATTGAGTCTGAAGGTCAAACTGGGGGTACTTTTATTGAAAACCCTTCTACGTCCCCTAGGAGCTCTGCAGGGCTCACTTCGCCTTTAACAGCAATTCCTGGGCGTGCAAAAGGTGGTGGAGTAAATGCTGATCAGC
Proteins encoded in this window:
- a CDS encoding portal protein, whose translation is MTQEQERKILKEAQDRLRKAIDDDDEDRRLAKDDLEFIAIEGKQWPDNIKQERVSEGRPCVTINKLPIYIDQVVGDQRMNRPSIKVLPVDEQADIAVAKLLSGWIKHVQQVSKSDIAVDHAFEHAVACGYGALRVVTKYSSDTAFEQEAYIEKIDNALAVFWGKHSEYDCSDAMYCFIISDMDKDEFKEKYDVEPMPFNAASDQFVEGWVTKDTVRIAEYFVKEPVEKTIYLLEGGAVVDKPKTGDVVLRTRKVQSYDVMWYLLSGNKVLDSKKWLGRKYIPVVPVWGKEFNVAGKRRVRGLIRNAKDIQRIYNYWYSVDTETIALQPKSPYILTPKQIAGYEDQWKDAHKRNYPYLLANADKDAPGWPHRQAPPQASSAFTEKIKATDQELRDVTGLQKASLGMQSNERSGAAIRERKKEGDVGTYAFIDNLSRSLEHVGRILVDIAPVLLDTERVVRLGLEDGDFAFDVVNGRKEDGTIFNDLSMGSYDVTVTVGPSFTTQRTEARQSMQEFIQYYPDAAPIIGDLYAKSMDWPGAEQVAERLVFLLPPEIKAQRAAEEARRKGEPPPQQEQQPAPPPDPLAQAKLQEEQLKLQDLQIKLQQEQVKLQQEQARLEKMRIETEVMLAQSKENVKKLLDEIESEGQTGGTFIENPSTSPRSSAGLTSPLTAIPGRAKGGGVNADQPYVVGEMGPEIFVPAQECLIVPNSEIVGTDTGLKASESFGASEPEDPSGGK